The following coding sequences are from one Bufo bufo chromosome 2, aBufBuf1.1, whole genome shotgun sequence window:
- the LOC120990814 gene encoding olfactory receptor 6B1-like codes for MEEDANITRSISSFILLGFPTSRPVQILLFLIFFFIYLLTIVENLIIIISIWTNSKLHKPMYFFLGHLSFLETWYVTVTVPKLLSVFVAESREISLTSCMVQLYFFIALVCTECILLTVMAFDRYVAICNPLHYVTIMNWNFCILLAFGSWFTGFLTSLIKVYYISRVTFCRSNVINHFYCDVSPILNLACTDMKLAELVDFVLALLILLVPLLLTFVSYSCILHTVLSIPTSSGRQKAFSTCTSHLVVVVIFYAATLFMYARPNRARAVDYNKLVSVIYTVITPLLNPMIYCLRNKEVQQILNKMLFSKNSEF; via the coding sequence ATGGAAGAGGACGCCAATATAACAAGAAGCATCAGCTCCTTTATCCTACTGGGATTCCCCACTTCTCGACCAGTTCAAATTCTGCtcttcttgatttttttttttatatatcttttaaCCATTGTGGAAAACCTGATTATCATAATTTCAATTTGGACTAATTCCAAACTGCATAAGCCAATGTACTTTTTCCTAGGGCACCTATCCTTCTTGGAAACATGGTATGTTACCGTCACCGTGCCCAAGCTACTTTCTGTATTTGTAGCTGAAAGTCGAGAAATTTCACTTACTTCTTGCATGGTACAGCTATACTTCTTCATTGCCTTGGTGTGCACTGAGTGTATTTTACTGACTGTCATGGCCTTTGACCGTTATGTGGCCATCTGTAATCCCTTACATTATGTTACTATCATGAATTGGAATTTCTGCATCCTCCTGGCATTTGGATCATGGTTCACTGGCTTTCTTACATCGCTGATTAAAGTTTATTACATTTCCCGTGTCACCTTTTGTCGTTCCAATGTTATAAATCACTTCTACTGTGATGTCTCACCCATTCTCAATCTCGCCTGTACAGACATGAAGTTAGCTGAGCTTGTTGACTTTGTACTTGCCTTATTGATACTTTTGGTACCATTGCTCTTAACATTTGTAtcctacagctgtattctacacaCTGTTCTTTCCATTCCCACCTCCAGTGGGAGACAAAAGGCCTTTTCGACTTGTACATCTCATTTGGTTGTCGTTGTTATATTCTATGCAGCCACCCTCTTTATGTATGCTAGGCCAAATAGGGCCAGGGCTGTTGACTACAACAAACTGGTGTCTGTCATCTACACAGTAATAACACCTTTACTCAACCCAATGATATACTGTTTGAGGAATAAGGAGGTTCAGCAAATTTTAAACAAAATGTTGTTTTCTAAAAATTCGgaattctaa